The proteins below are encoded in one region of Mauremys reevesii isolate NIE-2019 linkage group 15, ASM1616193v1, whole genome shotgun sequence:
- the P4HB gene encoding protein disulfide-isomerase, translating to MKLLSALLGLALLGLARPGRAEPEAEPDAEAEEEDGVLVLRAASFERALAAHKHLLVEFYAPWCGHCKALAPEYAKAAATLKADGSEIRLAKVDATEESELAQQFGVRGYPTIKFFRNGDKSAPREYTAGREADDIVNWLKKRTGPAATTLADVAAAEALVDSSEVTVIGLFKDMESEAAKQFFLAAESVDDIPFGISSSSDVFSKYQLSKDGVVLFKKFDEGRNNFEGDLTKENLLNFIKSNQLPLVIEFTEQTAPKIFGGEIKTHILLFLPKSVADYQGKLDNFKTAAGNFKGKILFIFIDSDHSDNQRILEFFGLKKEECPAVRLITLEEEMTKYKPDSDELTAEKIKEFCDQFLEGKVKPHLMSQDLPDDWDKQPVRVLVGKNFEDIAFDETKNVFVEFYAPWCGHCKQLAPIWDKLGETYKDHENIVIAKMDSTANEVEAVKVHSFPTLKFFPAGPGKNVIDYNGERTLEGFQKFLESGGQDGAGDEEDLEDLEADEIDLEEGEEDQKIHKDEL from the exons ATGAAGCTGCTGAGCGCGCTGCTGGGCCTGGCGCTGCTGGGCCTGGCCCGGCCGGGCCGCGCGGAGCCGGAGGCGGAGCCGGACgcggaggcggaggaggaggacgGGGTGTTGGTGCTGCGCGCGGCCTCCTTCGAGCGCGCGCTGGCGGCCCACAAGCACCTGCTGGTGGAGTTCT ATGCCCCGTGGTGCGGCCACTGCAAAGCGCTGGCCCCCGAATACGCCAAGGCTGCGGCCACGCTGAAGGCGGATGGCTCCGAGATCAGGCTGGCCAAGGTGGACGCCACAGAAGAGTCCGAGCTGGCCCAGCAGTTCGGGGTTCGCGGCTACCCCACTATTAAATTCTTCAGAAATGGAGACAAGTCTGCGCCCAGAGAGTACACAG CTGGCAGAGAAGCTGATGATATTGTAAACTGGCTGAAGAAACGCACTGGTCCAGCTGCCACTACCCTGGCAGATGTTGCTGCAGCTGAGGCACTAGTGGATTCCAGTGAAGTCACTGTGATTGGGCTCTTCAAG GATATGGAGTCAGAGGCTGCCAAGCAATTCTTTCTGGCAGCTGAGTCCGTTGATGACATTCCTTTTGGGATCTCTTCCAGCAGTGATGTCTTCTCCAAATACCAGCTCAGCAAAGACGGTGTTGTCCTTTTTAAGAAG TTTGATGAAGGTCGCAACAACTTTGAAGGTGATCTTACAAAAGAGAACTTGCTGAACTTCATCAAGTCTAACCAGCTGCCTCTGGTCATCGAGTTCACTGAACAG ACTGCTCCTAAGATCTTTGGAGGAGAGATCAAGACTCACATCCTGCTGTTCCTGCCAAAGAGTGTTGCTGACTATCAAGGGAAACTAGACAACTTCAAGACAGCAGCTGGAAACTTCAAAGGAAAG ATCCTGTTCATCTTCATAGACAGTGACCATAGCGACAACCAGAGGATCCTGGAGTTCTTTGGCCTAAAGAAGGAGGAGTGCCCAGCTGTGCGCCTCATCACTTTGGAGGAGGAAATGACTAAATACAAACCTGACTCAGATGAACTGACAGCAGAGAAGATCAAGGAGTTCTGCGACCAGTTCCTGGAGGGCAAAGTCAAG CCCCACCTAATGAGCCAAGATTTGCCTGATGACTGGGACAAACAGCCTGTCAGAGTTCTTGTTGGAAAGAACTTCGAAGACATTGCTTTTGATGAGACCAAGAATGTGTTTGTGGAGTTTT ATGCTCCCTGGTGTGGTCACTGCAAACAATTGGCTCCTATCTGGGACAAACTGGGAGAGACTTACAAGGACCATGAGAACATTGTCATTGCCAAGATGGACTCAACAGCTAACGAAGTGGAGGCAGTGAAAGTCCacagttttcccacactcaagttCTTCCCTGCAGGCCCTGGCAAAAAC GTCATAGACTACAATGGGGAGAGGACGCTAGAAGGCTTCCAGAAGTTCCTGGAAAGTGGAGGCCAGGATGGTGCTGGGGATGAAGAG GATCTGGAAGACTTGGAGGCTGATGAGATTGATCTTGAGGAAGGTGAAGAGGACCAGAAGATCCACAAAGATGAACTGTAA